One Phycisphaera mikurensis NBRC 102666 DNA window includes the following coding sequences:
- a CDS encoding HTH domain-containing protein has product MAKKRTWPEAIEQVLRDEGGPLHYVEITERIVAGGLKETSGATPAATVAANLSTSLHNDPKTPFVRAGKPGSGLFRLRTSGEPAPEPVATDEQEAEPQYRVISSFGMYWAKENVDWTLTRPPLLGEADGATKQVNFHDQQGVYLLYDGREVIYVGRSEKDCIGARLRAHTRNRLARRWDRFSWFGVRPVTEAGKLIDVPGGATVDAVVPALEAVLIEALEPRQNFQRGDGLKAVEYVQVVDPKLKKKRLMQSLAEI; this is encoded by the coding sequence ATGGCGAAGAAGCGGACGTGGCCGGAGGCGATCGAGCAGGTGTTGCGCGACGAGGGCGGACCGCTCCACTACGTGGAGATCACGGAGCGGATTGTCGCAGGCGGGCTCAAAGAAACCTCAGGCGCAACGCCAGCCGCGACTGTGGCGGCGAACCTCTCGACCTCCCTCCACAACGATCCCAAAACACCCTTCGTGCGGGCGGGGAAGCCCGGGAGCGGCCTCTTTCGCTTGCGGACAAGCGGCGAACCGGCGCCCGAGCCGGTGGCGACGGACGAGCAGGAGGCGGAGCCGCAGTACAGGGTCATCTCCTCCTTCGGGATGTACTGGGCCAAAGAGAACGTGGACTGGACTTTGACTCGACCGCCGCTGCTTGGGGAGGCAGACGGAGCGACCAAACAGGTGAACTTCCACGATCAGCAGGGCGTCTACCTGCTGTATGACGGGCGCGAGGTGATTTACGTCGGCAGATCGGAGAAAGACTGCATCGGTGCCCGCCTGCGCGCTCACACGAGAAACCGCTTGGCGCGACGCTGGGATCGATTCTCCTGGTTCGGGGTGCGCCCCGTGACCGAGGCGGGGAAACTCATCGACGTCCCGGGAGGAGCGACAGTCGACGCGGTCGTGCCCGCGCTGGAGGCCGTGCTGATCGAGGCTCTGGAACCGCGACAGAATTTCCAGCGGGGAGACGGCCTGAAGGCGGTGGAATACGTGCAAGTGGTGGACCCCAAGTTGAAGAAGAAGCGGCTGATGCAGTCGCTCGCGGAGATCTGA
- a CDS encoding DUF1622 domain-containing protein yields the protein MPPIPLLALAKPHWFVAGAEACATAIEGIGILIILFGGLFCLGRYALGRLRGDGEDAGYARLRERLGRAILLGLEFLVAADIVATVLIDPTLESAAALGLIVVIRTFLSWSLEVELEGRWPWQGRAHAADPAGRSDPSTVRDAQE from the coding sequence ATGCCTCCGATCCCGCTGCTCGCCCTCGCCAAGCCGCACTGGTTCGTGGCCGGAGCCGAGGCCTGCGCCACCGCGATCGAGGGCATCGGCATCCTGATCATCCTCTTCGGCGGCCTCTTCTGCCTCGGTCGGTACGCCCTTGGGCGGCTTCGCGGCGACGGCGAGGACGCCGGGTACGCACGGCTCCGCGAGCGGCTGGGCCGCGCGATCCTGCTCGGCCTGGAGTTCCTCGTCGCCGCCGACATCGTCGCGACGGTGCTCATCGATCCGACGCTCGAGAGTGCCGCGGCGCTGGGCCTGATCGTCGTCATCCGCACCTTCCTCAGCTGGTCGCTGGAGGTGGAGCTCGAGGGCCGGTGGCCCTGGCAGGGCAGAGCCCACGCGGCCGACCCGGCAGGGCGATCGGATCCTTCTACCGTCCGGGATGCACAGGAATGA
- a CDS encoding UbiA family prenyltransferase, protein MSVFAAWARLLRVANAPSAWSNAVLGLAVGAAAATTPRGVGPAPLPTLLNEGFLLLVSATLFYAGAMAMNDAADAATDLRERPGRPVPSGAVSQRAAHRAGKLGVIGGLAALVAYPQPEVVGLGTLLALSIVLYNALHLRHAWTVALPALCRGLLVAIAVLVVPAAGPTDAVVPALVVAAAVLAVSAYARREAEHPGRPARVGRLLGSLPALDAVLVLLLAGNPEAAVFCIGCGVLGFIGQRFAAAS, encoded by the coding sequence GTGAGTGTTTTCGCGGCCTGGGCCCGCCTGCTGCGCGTCGCGAACGCGCCCTCCGCGTGGAGCAACGCGGTCCTGGGCCTCGCCGTCGGGGCCGCGGCGGCGACCACGCCCCGCGGCGTCGGCCCGGCACCGCTCCCGACGCTCCTGAACGAGGGCTTCCTCCTGCTCGTCTCCGCGACCCTGTTCTACGCCGGCGCGATGGCGATGAACGACGCCGCCGACGCCGCGACCGACCTGCGGGAACGCCCCGGCCGACCGGTGCCGTCCGGGGCGGTCAGCCAGCGGGCCGCCCACCGGGCCGGCAAGCTGGGCGTCATCGGCGGGCTCGCGGCCCTGGTCGCGTACCCGCAGCCGGAGGTCGTCGGCCTCGGCACGCTGCTCGCGCTGTCGATCGTGCTCTACAACGCGCTGCACCTCCGGCACGCGTGGACCGTGGCGCTGCCGGCGCTCTGCCGCGGGCTGCTCGTCGCGATCGCGGTGCTCGTGGTGCCCGCCGCCGGGCCGACCGACGCGGTCGTCCCCGCCCTGGTCGTCGCCGCCGCGGTGCTCGCCGTCTCGGCCTACGCCCGCAGAGAGGCCGAGCACCCCGGGCGGCCCGCCCGCGTCGGCCGGCTGCTCGGGTCGCTGCCGGCGCTCGACGCGGTGCTGGTCCTCCTGCTCGCCGGCAACCCCGAGGCCGCGGTCTTCTGCATCGGCTGCGGCGTCCTCGGCTTCATCGGGCAGCGTTTCGCGGCCGCGAGCTGA
- a CDS encoding DEAD/DEAH box helicase — MSILPSWSPYFQNAVRIQGRQAQVKKQVQRQDRGEYLLRAVVTDGDQKHEVTISPDGKHAVAECDCDVFEAGQFCTHIWAALLDLNHDPPEDPEEPRIRNLSKLRLRAPKARKRDRGEVRTENVSGFGEGQESAWQSRMSMLRPDGETSRPGPLAALAAMQRQVCYVIPPRASARARGLVIELTERTASATGWSKPKPLKLGSDNLDELAHPVDRELGGLLLGATRVVEDDLRQVRIPSATPAQSTFRLAGGAQRSLLRRMIETGRCFVDLNEGGDVPRLRLLRWDEAQRGDTAGAANGEAVAGSSAAWVPWLTGRPGDGELRLDLQLRRAGRRVPVTAPLLALGGPDGVVIFKNHPDLGKDKQAVPGPGLNVAWAAPLDDHEASAWIQQFRDPRYQEEAEVEGRKNDVRGGMRIPDDEVQRFIERLYLLPQLPELDLPDGLGHLEQRVDPRPFLELFSPGTVQAQELGASGKTTLAARIYFDYGGLRVSPGRPGRFVPVAADATTTAPPDTAAPDGGGDGPNDAGADRDEAADTAALAEAGDESQRRLIRRNFRLEREAIEQTAGLGLSRPAAGEDDALVIASKHIPHLVSVLLARGWGITADQKMMRAGGPPALTITSGIDWFELRGSVTYQHQDGTKQEVSLPEILEAVRQGRSMIELDDGTQGLLPENWLAEHGLLTNMGEAHEDHLRFKASQAALLDTLVGDDELEAYDDTFALAREQVKSFDGIHPAEPTENFTGELRAYQATGLGWFNFLRQFGMGGVLADDMGLGKTVQVLAMLAGRKLELEREADALRGEGKAAGSKKGSAKAKRVGKPSLIVAPRSVIFNWLDEAEKFTPGLKVLAYSGPDRAKSRKKLADYDLIVTSFGLMRRDAEELQHVEFDYIVLDEAQAIKNPSSQSAKAARTLKADHRLALTGTPVENHLGDLWSIFEYLNPGMLGSNARFADLVRGVSGSIDAGGDGSTGSTAGALTGAQAAAADSAAEEGTLQDESATDLQQKSPDGKTPLQQLASALRPFILRRTKKQVLTDLPPKTEQTILCEMDPAQRKVYDDLRNYYRGSLMSQLDADGSTSSRKGLGKNAFMVLEALLRLRQAACHPALIKKEGIDTDAPSAKLDRLMKMLGDIQAEGGKALIFSQFTSMLHLVQERLDSADVSYTYLDGQTRNRRQVVDDFQTDPDLTAFLISLKAGGTGLNLTSAEYVFILDPWWNPAVEAQAIDRAHRIGQEKPVFAYRMICEDTVEQRILELQKRKRDLAEAVVGGEENLLSKLTRGDLEQLLS; from the coding sequence ATGTCGATTCTCCCTTCGTGGTCCCCGTATTTCCAGAACGCCGTGCGCATCCAGGGCCGGCAGGCCCAGGTGAAGAAACAGGTCCAGCGGCAGGACCGCGGCGAGTACCTGCTGCGGGCCGTCGTCACCGACGGAGACCAGAAGCACGAGGTCACGATCTCGCCCGACGGCAAGCACGCCGTGGCCGAGTGCGACTGCGACGTCTTCGAGGCCGGCCAGTTCTGCACCCACATCTGGGCCGCGCTGCTCGACCTCAACCACGACCCGCCGGAGGATCCCGAGGAGCCGCGGATCCGCAACCTCTCCAAGCTCCGGCTGCGGGCCCCCAAGGCCCGCAAGCGTGACCGCGGCGAGGTCCGCACCGAGAACGTCAGCGGCTTCGGCGAGGGCCAGGAGTCCGCCTGGCAGAGCCGCATGTCGATGCTGCGGCCCGACGGCGAGACCAGCCGGCCCGGGCCGCTCGCGGCGCTCGCCGCCATGCAGCGGCAGGTCTGCTACGTCATCCCGCCCCGCGCCTCGGCGCGGGCGCGGGGCCTGGTCATCGAGCTCACGGAGCGCACCGCCAGCGCGACCGGCTGGAGCAAGCCCAAGCCGCTGAAGCTCGGCAGCGACAACCTCGACGAGCTCGCCCACCCCGTCGACCGCGAGCTCGGCGGCCTGCTGCTGGGCGCCACCCGCGTGGTGGAGGACGACCTCCGCCAGGTCCGCATCCCCTCGGCCACGCCGGCGCAGAGCACCTTCCGCCTCGCCGGCGGAGCGCAGCGCTCGCTGCTGCGCCGGATGATCGAGACCGGCCGCTGCTTCGTCGACCTCAACGAGGGCGGCGACGTCCCGCGCCTGCGCCTGCTGCGCTGGGACGAGGCGCAGCGCGGAGACACCGCCGGCGCCGCGAACGGCGAAGCCGTCGCCGGCTCCAGCGCCGCCTGGGTGCCCTGGCTCACCGGCCGCCCCGGCGACGGCGAGCTGCGGCTGGACCTGCAGCTGCGCCGCGCCGGCCGCCGCGTGCCCGTCACCGCCCCGCTGCTCGCGCTCGGCGGCCCCGACGGCGTCGTCATCTTCAAGAACCACCCCGACCTGGGCAAGGACAAGCAGGCGGTGCCCGGCCCCGGCCTCAACGTCGCCTGGGCCGCCCCGCTGGACGACCACGAGGCCTCCGCGTGGATCCAGCAGTTCCGCGACCCCCGCTACCAGGAAGAGGCCGAGGTCGAGGGCCGCAAGAACGACGTCCGCGGCGGCATGCGCATCCCCGACGACGAGGTCCAGCGCTTCATCGAGCGGCTCTACCTGCTGCCCCAGCTGCCCGAGCTCGACCTGCCCGACGGGCTCGGCCACCTCGAGCAGCGTGTCGACCCGCGGCCCTTCCTCGAGCTGTTCAGCCCCGGCACCGTGCAGGCCCAGGAGCTGGGCGCCAGCGGCAAGACCACGCTCGCCGCCCGCATCTACTTCGACTACGGCGGCCTCCGCGTCTCGCCCGGCCGCCCCGGCCGCTTCGTGCCCGTCGCCGCCGACGCCACGACCACCGCGCCGCCCGACACCGCCGCGCCCGACGGCGGCGGCGACGGCCCGAACGACGCCGGCGCCGACCGCGACGAGGCGGCCGACACCGCCGCCCTCGCCGAGGCCGGCGACGAGAGCCAGCGCCGCCTGATCCGACGCAACTTCCGGTTGGAGCGCGAGGCCATCGAGCAGACCGCGGGCCTGGGCCTCTCCCGCCCCGCCGCCGGGGAGGACGACGCGCTGGTCATCGCCAGCAAGCACATCCCCCACCTGGTCAGCGTGCTGCTCGCCCGCGGCTGGGGGATCACCGCCGACCAGAAGATGATGCGCGCCGGCGGCCCGCCCGCGCTCACCATCACCAGCGGCATCGACTGGTTCGAGCTCCGCGGCAGCGTCACCTACCAGCACCAGGACGGCACCAAGCAGGAGGTCTCGCTCCCGGAGATCCTCGAGGCCGTGCGGCAGGGCCGCTCGATGATCGAGCTCGACGACGGCACCCAGGGCCTGCTGCCCGAGAACTGGCTCGCCGAGCACGGCCTGCTCACCAACATGGGCGAGGCCCACGAAGACCACCTGCGCTTCAAGGCCAGCCAGGCCGCCCTGCTCGACACGCTCGTCGGCGACGACGAGCTCGAGGCCTACGACGACACCTTCGCCCTGGCCCGCGAGCAGGTGAAGAGCTTCGACGGCATCCACCCCGCCGAACCCACCGAGAACTTCACCGGCGAGCTGCGGGCCTACCAGGCGACCGGCCTGGGCTGGTTCAACTTCCTCCGCCAGTTCGGCATGGGCGGCGTCCTCGCCGACGACATGGGCCTGGGCAAGACGGTCCAGGTGCTCGCGATGCTCGCCGGCCGCAAGCTCGAGCTCGAGCGCGAGGCGGACGCCCTGCGGGGGGAGGGCAAAGCCGCCGGATCCAAGAAGGGCTCCGCCAAGGCCAAGCGCGTCGGCAAGCCCAGCCTCATCGTTGCCCCCCGCTCGGTCATCTTCAACTGGCTCGACGAGGCCGAGAAGTTCACTCCCGGCCTGAAGGTCCTCGCCTACTCCGGACCCGACCGCGCCAAGAGCCGCAAGAAGCTCGCCGACTACGACCTGATCGTCACCAGCTTCGGGCTCATGCGGCGCGACGCCGAGGAGCTGCAGCACGTCGAGTTCGACTACATCGTCCTCGACGAGGCCCAGGCCATCAAGAACCCCAGCAGCCAATCTGCCAAGGCCGCGCGCACGCTCAAGGCCGACCACCGCCTCGCGCTCACCGGCACCCCCGTCGAGAACCACCTCGGCGACCTCTGGTCGATCTTCGAGTACCTCAACCCGGGCATGCTCGGCAGCAACGCCCGCTTCGCCGACCTGGTCCGCGGGGTCTCGGGCTCGATCGACGCCGGCGGCGACGGATCGACCGGCTCCACCGCCGGCGCTCTCACCGGCGCCCAGGCCGCCGCCGCCGATTCCGCGGCGGAGGAAGGCACGCTCCAGGACGAGAGCGCCACCGACCTCCAGCAGAAGTCGCCCGACGGCAAGACGCCGCTGCAGCAGCTCGCCTCCGCGCTGCGTCCGTTCATCCTGCGTCGCACCAAGAAGCAGGTGCTCACCGACCTGCCCCCCAAGACCGAGCAGACCATCCTCTGCGAGATGGACCCGGCGCAGCGGAAGGTCTACGACGACCTGCGGAACTACTACCGCGGCTCGCTCATGAGCCAGCTCGACGCCGACGGGTCCACCTCCTCCCGCAAGGGCCTCGGCAAGAACGCCTTCATGGTGCTCGAGGCCCTGCTCCGCCTGCGGCAGGCGGCCTGCCACCCCGCGCTCATCAAGAAGGAAGGCATCGACACCGACGCCCCGAGCGCCAAGCTCGACCGCCTCATGAAGATGCTCGGCGACATCCAAGCCGAGGGCGGCAAGGCGCTGATCTTCAGCCAGTTCACCTCGATGCTGCACCTCGTGCAGGAGCGCCTCGACAGCGCCGACGTCTCGTACACCTACCTCGACGGCCAGACCCGCAACCGCCGCCAGGTCGTCGACGACTTCCAGACCGACCCCGACCTCACCGCCTTCCTCATCTCGCTGAAGGCCGGCGGCACCGGCCTGAACCTCACCAGCGCCGAGTACGTCTTCATCCTCGACCCCTGGTGGAACCCCGCCGTCGAGGCTCAGGCCATCGACCGAGCCCACCGCATCGGCCAGGAGAAGCCCGTCTTCGCCTACCGCATGATCTGCGAAGACACCGTCGAGCAGCGCATCCTCGAACTCCAGAAGCGCAAGCGCGACCTCGCCGAAGCCGTCGTCGGCGGCGAAGAGAACCTCCTCTCCAAGCTCACCAGAGGCGACCTCGAGCAGCTGCTGAGCTGA
- a CDS encoding CPBP family intramembrane glutamic endopeptidase: MSGQSDTSEAAAPAGPADLPFHPAAGVAWVLGAVALLVWLQRRGVLREAWLRGTPRRLPPLGGWDLLAAVGLFFVGSVVAMGLAEAVLGPNPLGRPDASPWAMVLLQLGTFGLPSAWVVWRAQRVRGGLRRLGFFFRWGHLRTVLVALPAGWLLASGVLVVAALAAQGLGLESPVVQHELLLTLQERPGWRTLAPAILSAVVLAPLLEEILLRGLVQSLCVRVLGRRRRWAAIACASAGFAALHLGSVPPQTLAGLFVLGVVFGAVYERTGSLTPAVLVHAGFNAFNVAVVAAGLAG; encoded by the coding sequence GTGAGCGGGCAATCCGACACCTCCGAAGCGGCCGCGCCGGCCGGGCCCGCGGACCTCCCGTTCCACCCGGCGGCCGGCGTGGCCTGGGTGCTGGGCGCGGTGGCCCTCTTGGTCTGGCTGCAAAGACGCGGCGTGCTCCGGGAGGCTTGGCTGCGGGGGACGCCCCGCCGGCTGCCGCCGCTGGGCGGGTGGGACCTGCTCGCGGCGGTGGGGCTCTTTTTCGTGGGCTCGGTGGTGGCGATGGGCCTCGCCGAGGCGGTGCTGGGACCGAACCCGCTCGGCCGGCCGGACGCCTCGCCGTGGGCGATGGTCCTCCTGCAGCTGGGCACCTTCGGGCTGCCGTCGGCGTGGGTGGTGTGGCGGGCGCAGCGGGTGCGGGGCGGCCTGCGGAGGCTGGGGTTCTTCTTCCGCTGGGGTCACCTGCGGACCGTGCTGGTGGCGTTGCCGGCCGGGTGGCTGCTCGCCAGCGGGGTGCTGGTCGTCGCGGCGCTGGCGGCGCAGGGGCTGGGGCTCGAGTCGCCGGTGGTGCAGCACGAGCTGCTGCTGACGCTGCAGGAGCGGCCGGGCTGGCGGACGCTGGCGCCGGCAATCCTCAGCGCCGTGGTGCTCGCGCCGCTTCTCGAGGAGATCCTGCTGCGGGGGCTGGTGCAGTCGCTGTGCGTGCGGGTGCTGGGGCGCCGGCGACGCTGGGCGGCGATCGCCTGCGCGTCGGCCGGCTTCGCGGCGCTGCACCTGGGCTCGGTGCCGCCGCAGACCCTGGCGGGGCTCTTCGTGCTCGGCGTGGTCTTCGGGGCGGTGTACGAGCGGACCGGCTCGCTGACGCCGGCGGTGCTGGTGCACGCGGGCTTCAACGCGTTCAACGTGGCGGTGGTGGCGGCGGGGCTGGCGGGGTGA
- a CDS encoding AAA family ATPase: MARSDLLLSLVKAGTTGNRPAFARAVEALIADERAKRHVVLAERLDTELRRTPDADARNGVPALFNRGQVEHVAATTLVHEATAARGLDQLLLPEAAAAALRELVEEQQRADVLRSHNLEPRHRVLLSGPPGNGKTSIAEGLAYELMVPLLTVRYDALIGSYLGETATRLRKLFERASTRACVLFFDEFDTLGKERGDAQDSGEIKRIVSSLLLQMDDLPSYVVVVTATNHAELLDRAVWRRFQLRLQIPPPGRGQLTQFVEAWQDRLGRPFGYAARTLADKLGPTSFAEAEEFLLDLARRQVLAGGGAPARSIADARLRQWKSRVTQANAGDAR; the protein is encoded by the coding sequence GTGGCCCGCTCCGACCTCCTCCTCAGCTTGGTGAAAGCCGGCACCACCGGCAACCGCCCCGCGTTCGCCCGGGCGGTGGAGGCGCTGATCGCCGACGAGCGTGCGAAGCGGCATGTGGTCCTCGCCGAGCGTCTCGACACCGAACTGCGGCGGACACCCGATGCGGATGCCCGCAACGGCGTCCCCGCCCTCTTCAACCGCGGCCAGGTCGAGCACGTCGCCGCCACCACGCTTGTGCACGAGGCGACCGCCGCCCGCGGCCTCGACCAGCTGCTGCTCCCCGAGGCCGCCGCGGCAGCTCTTCGAGAGCTGGTGGAAGAACAGCAGCGGGCTGACGTCCTACGGAGCCACAACCTCGAGCCCCGCCACCGCGTGCTGCTCTCCGGTCCACCCGGCAACGGAAAAACATCCATCGCCGAGGGCCTCGCCTACGAGCTGATGGTCCCGCTGCTCACCGTGCGGTATGACGCCCTCATCGGCAGCTACCTCGGCGAGACCGCCACCCGTCTGCGGAAGCTCTTCGAGCGGGCTTCCACCCGCGCCTGCGTCCTCTTCTTCGACGAGTTCGACACGCTCGGCAAGGAGCGGGGCGACGCGCAGGACTCCGGAGAGATCAAACGGATCGTCAGTTCCCTGCTGTTGCAGATGGACGACCTGCCGTCGTACGTCGTCGTCGTCACCGCCACCAACCACGCCGAGCTGCTGGACCGGGCCGTGTGGCGGCGGTTCCAGCTCCGCCTCCAGATTCCTCCACCCGGCCGCGGCCAGCTCACGCAATTCGTCGAGGCGTGGCAGGATCGTCTCGGCCGCCCCTTCGGCTACGCCGCCCGAACGCTCGCCGACAAGCTCGGGCCCACCAGCTTCGCCGAGGCCGAGGAGTTCCTGCTCGATCTCGCCCGCCGGCAGGTCCTCGCCGGCGGCGGCGCACCCGCCCGCTCCATCGCCGACGCCCGCCTACGGCAGTGGAAGTCCCGCGTGACGCAGGCGAACGCGGGCGACGCCCGGTAG
- a CDS encoding S8 family peptidase, which translates to MADQPILLLGQPAIAERDPLRGGGTPPRSPSREHQNRYFADLQRIRDSLAEPTDALGAGDVERVVVLEVAVGGAAGLRAFAEAADRVQDLEWLLELDLEPATVDGFNAGEPVDRRLYALFTNRDAMSRLLVLWRRYQDAEDAPTGAAPIFDVFKHLTDVRLWSEADRVLDTGLESWWEQRLETGDDPIFFQAEFWYSDRPRRADQARASLERALKESGASIVDESRIPGIRYHAACVACPRAGVEAALAALKEDEYVRMLRCDEVMFFRGGGQSAVAVPPETQTAPPAPALDRPLPSGSPIVALLDGLPLGNHTDLVDRVQIVDPDDFAARYPAGSRRHGTAMASQIVHGDLALGEAPLGRPIHARPVMHPGGSADAAETWPADRLFVDLFHRAVRGIVCGDGAESATAPSVRIVNVSLGNAHQRFLRELSPLARLIDFLAWEHNLLFLVSAGNVDDDVQIDLTQIEFDRLTPEDRRAAVLGGLQADRGSRRLLSPAEAVNALTVGSLHADGADEPARPGGIAYRDLLDGRPLPSPINPIGAGWKRSVKPEILLPGGRQYYGTRMNTGGVSFRINHAPQLPGQLVAAPSTTPGVLGHRVHTRGTSNAAANATRLASRIFENLLALREETDAPALADDRLAVLTKALLVHGASWGTDADELDAHCGPNDQKCWRAFRQNKAAALGFGAVDPERSRVSTDQRVLLLGTGRLNDGEAATFRVPIPSALGGKKLRRRVVLTLAWLSPLNPRHRGHTRAGLFLTHEETVAELLGTPRDADETLSRRGSVQHLVFETDAVVAVGDDDHLDLKVNCRETAGGLTEDVPFGLAVTVEAADPYETPIFSELRDRLAGLVQGARVPA; encoded by the coding sequence ATGGCCGACCAGCCCATCCTCCTGCTCGGCCAGCCGGCGATTGCGGAGCGAGACCCCCTTCGCGGTGGCGGCACTCCGCCCCGAAGCCCGTCCCGGGAGCATCAAAATCGCTACTTCGCGGATCTTCAGAGGATCCGCGATTCGCTCGCGGAACCGACCGACGCCCTCGGGGCAGGCGATGTCGAGCGGGTCGTCGTGCTGGAGGTCGCGGTCGGCGGAGCCGCCGGCCTGCGTGCGTTCGCCGAGGCCGCCGATCGCGTGCAGGACCTCGAATGGCTGCTGGAGCTCGATCTCGAACCCGCCACCGTCGATGGCTTCAACGCGGGGGAGCCGGTCGATCGACGCCTCTACGCGCTCTTCACCAACCGCGACGCGATGAGCCGCCTCCTCGTCCTGTGGAGGAGGTATCAAGACGCGGAGGACGCCCCCACCGGGGCCGCTCCGATCTTCGACGTCTTCAAGCACCTCACCGACGTCCGCCTCTGGAGCGAGGCCGACCGCGTGCTCGACACCGGGCTTGAGTCCTGGTGGGAGCAACGCCTCGAAACCGGCGACGACCCGATCTTCTTCCAAGCCGAGTTCTGGTACTCCGACCGCCCTCGCCGCGCCGACCAGGCTCGTGCGTCTCTCGAACGCGCCCTGAAGGAGAGCGGCGCCTCCATCGTCGACGAGAGCCGCATCCCCGGCATCCGCTACCACGCCGCCTGCGTGGCCTGCCCGCGGGCCGGCGTCGAGGCTGCGCTGGCGGCGCTTAAGGAAGATGAATACGTCCGGATGCTGCGGTGCGACGAGGTCATGTTCTTCCGCGGCGGCGGCCAGAGTGCGGTCGCCGTCCCGCCCGAGACGCAAACCGCCCCGCCCGCCCCCGCCCTCGACCGCCCGCTGCCCAGCGGGAGTCCGATCGTCGCCCTGCTCGACGGGCTCCCGCTCGGCAACCACACCGACCTCGTCGATCGTGTCCAGATCGTCGACCCCGACGATTTCGCGGCCCGCTACCCCGCCGGGTCCCGCCGCCACGGCACCGCCATGGCCTCGCAGATCGTTCACGGCGATCTCGCCCTCGGCGAGGCCCCGCTCGGCCGCCCGATCCACGCTCGCCCCGTCATGCACCCCGGCGGCTCCGCCGATGCGGCCGAAACCTGGCCCGCGGACCGCCTCTTCGTCGACCTGTTCCACCGCGCCGTCCGCGGCATCGTTTGCGGCGATGGAGCCGAGTCCGCCACCGCGCCTTCGGTGCGGATCGTGAACGTCTCGCTCGGCAACGCCCACCAACGCTTCCTCCGCGAGCTCAGCCCGCTCGCCCGCTTGATCGACTTCCTCGCCTGGGAGCACAATCTTCTCTTCCTCGTGAGCGCCGGCAACGTCGACGACGACGTGCAGATCGACCTCACTCAGATCGAGTTCGATCGGCTCACTCCAGAAGATCGACGGGCCGCCGTGCTCGGCGGTCTGCAGGCCGACCGCGGGTCCCGCCGCCTGCTCTCCCCCGCCGAAGCCGTCAACGCCCTCACCGTCGGCTCGCTGCACGCCGACGGGGCCGACGAGCCGGCACGGCCCGGCGGCATCGCGTACCGCGACCTGCTCGACGGCCGCCCGCTGCCCAGCCCCATCAATCCGATCGGAGCCGGGTGGAAGCGCTCCGTGAAGCCCGAGATCCTCCTCCCCGGCGGCCGGCAGTACTACGGCACGCGGATGAACACCGGCGGCGTGAGCTTCCGCATCAACCACGCCCCGCAGCTCCCCGGCCAGCTCGTCGCCGCCCCGTCGACCACCCCCGGCGTCCTCGGCCACCGCGTCCACACGCGTGGCACCAGCAACGCCGCCGCCAACGCCACGCGCCTCGCCTCCCGGATCTTCGAAAACCTCCTCGCCCTCCGCGAGGAAACCGACGCGCCCGCCCTCGCCGACGACCGGCTCGCCGTCCTCACCAAGGCCCTGCTCGTCCACGGCGCGTCCTGGGGCACCGATGCCGACGAACTCGACGCCCACTGCGGCCCCAACGATCAGAAGTGTTGGCGTGCCTTCCGTCAGAACAAAGCCGCCGCATTGGGCTTCGGCGCCGTCGACCCCGAGCGGAGCCGCGTCTCCACGGACCAACGCGTGCTCCTCCTCGGCACGGGCCGGCTGAACGACGGCGAGGCCGCCACCTTCCGCGTGCCCATCCCCTCCGCACTGGGCGGCAAGAAGCTGCGGAGGCGGGTCGTGCTCACGCTCGCCTGGCTAAGCCCGCTCAACCCGCGGCACCGCGGCCACACCCGGGCCGGCCTCTTCCTCACCCACGAAGAAACCGTCGCCGAGCTCCTCGGTACCCCCCGGGACGCCGACGAAACCCTCTCCCGCCGCGGGTCCGTCCAGCACCTCGTCTTCGAGACCGACGCCGTCGTGGCCGTCGGGGACGACGACCACCTCGACCTCAAGGTCAACTGCCGCGAAACCGCCGGCGGCCTGACGGAGGACGTCCCCTTCGGGCTCGCCGTCACCGTCGAAGCCGCAGACCCCTACGAGACACCCATCTTCAGCGAGCTGCGGGACCGCCTCGCTGGGCTCGTCCAAGGCGCCCGCGTTCCCGCCTGA
- a CDS encoding exopolysaccharide biosynthesis protein yields the protein MHRNERRSEDSRDLEDVLDTLKEEADGQEDGRLTLGEVIDAFRHRPAGTLLLVPAVVMVSPLGAIPSVPTVTAALVALIAAQMLFARSTPWVPGFLRHRGLAPERVISAVDKSRPVARFLDRFIRPRLQPLTGEIGRRVIAIVCVLLSVLTPPLELVPFAVYLPGTAILLLSLALVGRDGLLAAVGLALAAAGLATAAWTLL from the coding sequence ATGCACAGGAATGAGAGGCGAAGCGAGGACAGCCGCGACCTCGAGGACGTGCTCGACACGCTCAAGGAGGAGGCGGACGGGCAGGAAGACGGCCGCCTCACCCTTGGCGAGGTCATCGACGCGTTCCGCCACCGGCCCGCCGGCACGCTGCTGCTCGTGCCCGCCGTCGTGATGGTGTCGCCGCTGGGCGCCATCCCCTCCGTGCCCACCGTCACCGCCGCGCTCGTGGCTCTCATCGCCGCGCAGATGCTCTTCGCCCGCAGCACCCCCTGGGTGCCGGGCTTCCTCCGACACCGCGGCCTCGCTCCGGAGAGAGTGATCTCCGCCGTCGACAAGAGCCGCCCGGTCGCCCGCTTCCTCGATCGCTTCATCCGCCCCCGACTCCAGCCCCTCACCGGCGAGATCGGCCGCCGCGTCATCGCCATCGTCTGCGTCCTGCTCTCCGTGCTCACCCCGCCCCTGGAGCTGGTCCCCTTCGCCGTCTACCTCCCCGGCACCGCCATCCTGCTCCTCTCCCTCGCCCTCGTCGGCCGCGACGGCCTGCTGGCCGCCGTGGGGCTCGCCCTCGCCGCGGCGGGGCTCGCCACCGCGGCGTGGACGCTCCTCTAA